The stretch of DNA AGACCCGCAAAGATGCTATCGAGGTGGCGCATGCCCGGCTTCCCTTCTGAGTCTCGACAACCAGAAGGTACCCGGCAATCGCAGGGTTTGCCGGGCATGCGCCTGCGACCAATCGACTCATTCCCCGGACACCCGTGCGCGTTGCGGGGGAGGGCGTGATACGACGACCTCGTATCCCCTCCCCCGCGCATAAGCGTGGGGGAGGGCTGGGGTGGGGGCACGGACGCGGGCCTCAGCGCCAGGAGCGCGCCCGCTCGACCGCCTGAGCGAAGCGTTCCTTGAGGCTTCTTTCCAGGCATTGCTCCGGCTCGATGACCGCCCCCGATGGGGCTTGCGGCAGCTCTGAGATCCGTGGCACCAGGCCGGCGCCGAGCAAGGCGCAAAGGCCGACGCCGTAGGCCGTGAGGTCGGCGATCATCGGGACCTTGACCGCGAGCCCGGTGGCGGCGGCGAGGGTCTCGAGGAAGAACCGGTTCCGGCTCAAGCCGCCATCGATCGAGAGCGGGCCGGCGAGCGATGCCGAGGATGCCATTCGCTCCAGCACCTGGGCGGCGCGGAGCGCAATGCCTTCGAGCGCCGAACGCAGGAGATCGGCGCGGCTGGTCTCGAGCCCGAGCCCGAGCCAGAGCCCGGCGGCGCTGCGATCCCAATAGGGAGCGCCCAGCCCGGAGAGCGCGGGCACGAAGACGAGACCGCGCGCGAGCATGGAGGGACCGCTAAAGCCGTCGAGCTCGCCATAATCCTTGAAGAGGCCGAGCGATTTCAGCCAGTCGATGGCCGAGCCGGCGTTGTACACCCCGCCATCGAGCGCGTAGCTGACCTCCCGGCCGATCTGCCAAGCGACCGTCGGCAACAGGCCGCTCGACGGATCGCCCTTGGGCCCACCGCCGGTCAGCATGAGGGCGAAGGCGCCGGTGCCGAAGGTGATCTTGGCGTCGCCCGCGCGGCGGCAGCCATGACCGAAAAGGGCAGCCTGCTGATCGACGATCGAGGCCACCACCGCCGTCCCGCTGCCGCCGATCCGGCCGAATTCGCCGACCGTCGGACGGATCGGCGGCAAGGCCGAGAGCGGCACGCCGAAGAGGCGGCAGAGCTCCGGATCCCAGTCGCGGGTGGCGAGGTTCATGAGGCTGGTGCGCGACGCGGTGGTGACGTCGGTCGCGAAGCATCCGCACAGCCGATCGAGGAAAAACGCATCGCTGGTGCCAAGACGCAGCCGGCCCGCCGCCAGCAGCGAGCCCGCGCCCTCGGCGTGATCCAGGAGCCAGCGGAGCTTGCTGGCGGAGAAATACGGATCCAGCGGCAATCCGGCCCTGGCCAAGGTCAGGGCCTCCGACCCATCGGCCTTCAGCCGGTCGATGAAGGCTCGCGTGCGCGCGTCCTGCCAGACGATGGCGTTGTAAAGCGGACGGCCGGTCTCGCCATCCCAGGCGACGACGGTCTCGCCTTGATTGGCAAGGCCGATGGCGCGTCCCTCCCCGGCGGCTGCGAGACCGGCAACGATGCCGGCGACGAGCTCCTCCGGGTCGTGCTCGACCCATTCCGGGTGGGGCCGATGCTGACGATGGGGCCGCGCCATGATCGAGGTGAAACCGCCTTCGGCATCCAAGGTGAACACCTTGGTCGCGGTGGTCCCTTGATCGATGGCAATGACGCGTTCTAAGTCAGTCCGGCGCAAGCGCCACCTCCAGGCTCCGGAGCCCCTCCACCGAAACGAGATGTCCGGGCAGGCGCAGCCGCCGCTCGGGCAGCGCATGCAGGCGCCGGCTCCAGACCACGCTTCCATTGACGCTGAGGGCGAGGCGGCCGCGAAGCTCGGATTTGACCCGGGCGCGCAGCAGCAGGGGACCCAGGCTTCCTCCGGGCACGGCGATGCGCTGGGGATAGACGAAGGCGAGCGGCCCGGCGATGCGCACCTCGATGAAGCGCCTCGGCTCCGGCAGCGCGCCCCTGAGGCTGGCGGCGACCGCCTCGGCCGCCGCCGCTCCCTCCGCCGCCGCGGTGCCGGCGGTCTCGATGCCGCGCAGCAGGTTGCCGGCGGCGAAGGTGCAAGGATCCGAGCAGCGCCAGTGCTGGTCGATCGCCGGGCCGCCGGTTCCCGGGTCGAGGTCGATGGGCCCGCCCGGCAGCAGTGCCGCCTCCGGGACGAAGCGGCCGGTGAACACCACACCGTCGCAGGAAAGATGCTGCCGGGTTCCGTCCCGTTCGATCTCGACCGACTCCACCCGCTCGCCTCCGTGGATGGCGAGGAGCCGCGTTCGCGTCATCACCTTCACTCCCATGAGCCGCTCGGCGATCCAATCCCCCGGGCGTCGCGCGGTGATGCGCCCGCCCTCCTCCAGCATGGCGATGGCGGCGATCCCCGCATGGCGGAGCGTCAGCAAGGCCGAAAACGACACCAGCTCGGAGCCGACGACGACGGCGCGTTCGAAGGGCTTGGCTTTCATCCGGTAGACGAATTGCTGGAGCGCGCCGGTGGTGAGCACGCCCCAGGGCCGGCTGCCGGAGACGAGGCGCGGGCCGCGCGGCGTCTCCCGAGCCCCGGTCGCCAGCAGCACGCGCTTGGCCTCGATCCGGCGCAACCCCGCTTCGGTCGCAACCTCGATGCGACCGCCCGCCTCGAGCCGGGTGACGGCGCACCCGGTATATGGCGCAACGCCGG from Pseudomonadota bacterium encodes:
- a CDS encoding FAD-dependent oxidoreductase; its protein translation is MSTSLAARYDVVIVGAGPAGLSAAKVLREQGITDIALLDRAREAGGVPIHCGHASFGLAQYWRPLSGPAYAQRLIAAAGVAPYTGCAVTRLEAGGRIEVATEAGLRRIEAKRVLLATGARETPRGPRLVSGSRPWGVLTTGALQQFVYRMKAKPFERAVVVGSELVSFSALLTLRHAGIAAIAMLEEGGRITARRPGDWIAERLMGVKVMTRTRLLAIHGGERVESVEIERDGTRQHLSCDGVVFTGRFVPEAALLPGGPIDLDPGTGGPAIDQHWRCSDPCTFAAGNLLRGIETAGTAAAEGAAAAEAVAASLRGALPEPRRFIEVRIAGPLAFVYPQRIAVPGGSLGPLLLRARVKSELRGRLALSVNGSVVWSRRLHALPERRLRLPGHLVSVEGLRSLEVALAPD
- a CDS encoding glycerol kinase; the encoded protein is MRCPSGGCACPDISFRWRGSGAWRWRLRRTDLERVIAIDQGTTATKVFTLDAEGGFTSIMARPHRQHRPHPEWVEHDPEELVAGIVAGLAAAGEGRAIGLANQGETVVAWDGETGRPLYNAIVWQDARTRAFIDRLKADGSEALTLARAGLPLDPYFSASKLRWLLDHAEGAGSLLAAGRLRLGTSDAFFLDRLCGCFATDVTTASRTSLMNLATRDWDPELCRLFGVPLSALPPIRPTVGEFGRIGGSGTAVVASIVDQQAALFGHGCRRAGDAKITFGTGAFALMLTGGGPKGDPSSGLLPTVAWQIGREVSYALDGGVYNAGSAIDWLKSLGLFKDYGELDGFSGPSMLARGLVFVPALSGLGAPYWDRSAAGLWLGLGLETSRADLLRSALEGIALRAAQVLERMASSASLAGPLSIDGGLSRNRFFLETLAAATGLAVKVPMIADLTAYGVGLCALLGAGLVPRISELPQAPSGAVIEPEQCLERSLKERFAQAVERARSWR